Within the Astyanax mexicanus isolate ESR-SI-001 chromosome 9, AstMex3_surface, whole genome shotgun sequence genome, the region TAGgtttaatgggtggagctaaactgctgtaggtttaagggtgggactaaactgcagTAGGTTTAATGGGCAGAGCTGAACTGCTGTAGGTttaatgggtgggactaaactgcagTAGGTTtaatgggcggagctaaactgctgtaggtttaagggtgggactaaactgcagTAGGTTtaatgggcggagctaaactgctgtaggtttaatgggtgggactaaactgctgtaggttgaacgggtgaagctaaactgctgtaggtttaagggtgggactaaactgcagTAGGTTtaatgggcggagctaaactgctgtaggtttaatgggtgggactaaactgctgtaggttgaacgggtgaagctaaactgctgtaggtttaagggtgggactaaactgctgtaggtttaatgggcggagctaaactgctgtagttttaatgggtgggactaaactgctgtaggtttaatgggcggagctaaactgctgtagttttaatgggtgggactaaactgctgtaggttgaatgggcgaagctaaactgctgtaagttTAATGGCCGGAGCTGAATTGTTATAGGCGTAACGGGTGGGGCTATTCTGCTGTAGGCTGATTTCTCAGagttacctgtgcaggtgtggaTGGAAGCAGGTACTCAGGTGTTCTTCTCATACAGTGTGGCTGTGGGCTCTCTCACCGTGCTGGGAAGCTACAACACATATAAAAACGACTGCTACAGGTAAGAGAATAAAACCAGCAAGCTCAAATACATGCTAATGTCTGCTTCATTCTTCAGATCAAatgttaaatatgtgtgtgtgtgtgtgtagggactCGTTATGGCTGTGTGTGTTAAACAGCTGTACAAGTGTGGTGGCCGGATTCGCAGTGTTCTCAGTTCTGGGTTTCATGGCCCATCAGCAGGGAGCTGCAGTGGAGGATGTAGCAGagtcaggtacacacacacacacacacacacacatacaaagctCTAATTAGTTAGCAAATTCTATAAGCAGATTCTAACACATACTAAAAGCaatccaatcaatcaatcaatcaatccaaatatatttatatatactgtgtGTCTATAAGGTCCTGGCCTGGCGTTTATAGCGTACCCTCAGGCTGTGGCGATGATGCCGTTACCTCAGCTGTGGTCTGTCTGCTTCTTCATCATGATCATCCTGCTGGGCCTTGATacagaggtacacacacacacaccaacacatacacacacaccactggtGTACACCTGTTGCTCAAACCTGCTCATCTTCACCCCTCAGTTTGTTGCCATGGAGGTGGTAATCACTTCAGTGACTGACGTGTTCCCTGGAGTGCTGCGCCGAGCTGGACGCCGAGAATTTTTCGTTCTCTTCTACTGCCTTATCTGCTTCTTCAGTCAGCTAGTGATGGTCACTCAGGTACAGATAAAAATCTTTTTGGACCACATTTAGCTTAGAtttttactgtggcattgtttcgataagcttctgaaATGTCACAAGACTTATTTCAATTCATTGTTGCATTAAGTTgtcatcaagatcttgcagcattgatgatggtagagtctgaccactgcacaaagtcttctccaacacatcccaaagattcttaatgaggttaagatctggactctgtggtgaactctctcaatccatgtgtgaaaatgatgatctcatgctccctgaaccctgaaactctttcacaattccagcaccatgaatcctggaattgtcatcttggaatatggccgtgccatcagggaagaaaaaatccattgatggaataacctggtctatattcagtatattcaggtagtcagctgacctcaatctttcagcacatactgttgctgaacctagacctgcagaccaactgcagcatcaaccccacatcatttacttacttaaatccaggtggagactttctttggccaggcagtgtatatttcaTGTGTCAAACAACAACCCATAGCTCCATTTAATGAAGCCATCACAActgatctgatttgagaaacaaatctaATTTGCTTGCAGTCTTTTAAATGGCATCACTGACTCCAGATTCAGTcaaatcagccaagacatgtagGGTAATTTCTCCATTTGTGTTTGTATTCACCAGGGAGGGATGTTTGTGTTCCAGCTGTTTGATTATTATGCCTGTAACGGGACCTGCATTCTGTTTCTGGCTGTGTTTGAGTCTCTGGCTGTGGGCTGGATTTACGGTATGTACACACTATTTCTTAACATTATTGAACTGTGAAAGGAAACTTGTGCCCTAAAGTCCACTCTAAAGTGGCAAAAATAGAGACAATGTGCTCTATTGGCTGCTCTTTTGTGGGAAAATGtgactgagatttttttttttcgtaatcaATTTGTTTGCCCCTGCCCTCAATGCAGACCGAGTCCGCCATTGGAGTTAATAACCTAATAACCACCAAGCCAGCATGCCACCCAGCAAATGCACAGCATCCCTTTAACTAAAGTTTGCATTTCTTTTTCTgtaatttgaactgaattaacgTATATCTGTTATCTATTAACAACATAGTGGGCAGCTTCTAAAACAGGGATTAGGCAAATTAGGAAAATTTTGTCTACCATTAGACTTGTATTTCTACCCAGTTTGAAAggcctctctctctgttcattaTTAATGATGATGAAAACTAGACTACTTGACCAGAGGACTAAGCTTTAAGCTTAGTCTTATactgtattttccttttaattaaaaatctacactcaaaaagttgtgtagtccaagactaggcttaatctgtgtctgggaaactggccctaaaagaaaaaagaccaggtgaaGACTAGGAGGCTAGTCTTTCTAGGAGACAGTAAGGAAAATAGtgttctctctgactctggctgctgatgacagGCAGCATGGATCCAGGATTTAAACCAGACCTCTTTGATGTATTTCTTATCCACAGGAGCTGAGAGAATGAGTGATGTCATTAAGGACATGACAGGATGGCAGCCTAACTTCATCTTTAAACTCTGCTGGAAGTACCTTACCCCCCTTGTTTCTATGGTAAGTCCCTTTCtgcttatttgtttgtgtttctgtatagAAGGAAACACCAAAGCTGGTTAAAAACAGCCTAAAACATGTCCTGTTTCCCCTGTTATATCAGAAGGATGGTACTTTATTCTTAGAAGAACAAGAACTCTCATAAGAACTCTCAGAAGAACAAGAACTCATATTTCAGTTAGCGgttggtctcctcattaataacctGTTTGGTAATCCTTCTCTCTGTATGTTTAATGAAAATCATGTGGTTGCAAATCAGAAAAGCTAATAAATACAGACTGGAGAACACTGCAAAGACCATCCCAGCAGTTCTTCCATCAGCCAGTAAGTGGCAGCACAGACTGTGAGTCTCTGTCTCATAGGTGTCCTTTATCTGCTCTCTGGTGGAGTACCAGCCCCTGACTTTTAACCGCTGGTATGTGTACCCGGCCTGGGCCTATGGGCTGGGGTGGGCGATGGCGCTCTCCTCCATTGTGCTGGTACCAGGACGGGCAGTGATTCTGCTGTGGGCAGAGAAAGGGAGCCTGAAACAGGTGAGTCTGTACACAGGTGCAGTTTTACACAAGAGCTATACCCCAGATAGCTACCCAGTTGGGCGTAATCTGGTttctaactgtactaaaatgtggCCTAGAGCCAACCAGAGCCAGACTTGGTCCAAAGTCTTTTTAAACAATGGCTGAATTGCAAATGGCTTGCTTTTACTACAGCTTTTACTATTGGTCAGGTTTTGAGTTTAATTACTAGTGGCATATTCCGccgaatcggtgccatttttgtccccagaaaattacatgtataaatctACACACAatataacttaaaaataaattttaatattaagcatagtgtcttgtatattgacctaattgcaaacataagatatataattaaaatcattaacaaaaactacttagaacactgaaactgaaaatagcatttttgtgctcagtgtcctcatgctattagcttTAGCTACCATTTAACTATTTtctcctgttactttcagtcctgttactcataacataaaagtaacaggaatgagtaccagtaacagaagtgagttccagtaacaggagtgagtgccagtaacataaATAAGTATtgtcccatgttttttttttaatttatttatgtcacatgagttttggtaacaggacagAAAAAACTGTAACCATCTTAGGCTTAGAAACTTTGttaaaaatgaagtaaacatGCCTGAGTTtgagcagtacatgttttgaatagttaaatatatgtgttattagattcagagtttaaaaaaaaaactaaaacaaatatgtatcatttggaagagttacaacaagcaaatggcacccatttgttGGAATGGCCCTAGCAGATTCACAAgctacacagatcaagcataacactATGACCAGATATTATTATACACCTTTCACCCCGCTCTTCAATGGTCAGAAGCCCACAGGAGGGTcagaaattatatttttcttttaacagaacatatccatttaaaatactgttTAGTCCAAGACTTATTCCCTGTCTAAGGAATTACTCCATAAACTTATGGGGAACTTAAAGGGAATAAAAAGTGATAATATCTtcagttaaaataataaatgtttatgtttaacAGCGCTGGATCCGGCTCTGCACACCCGACCCTGACCTGCCCCAGATCCAGAGGCCGAGGCCTGTGATACATGAAGTGACCACAGCAGCCGAACTGACGGAGCTGATCAACACTACCACTGATCAACATAAACTAACACCTGTTTACTGAAAGTAGTAAAATCCACTGAGTCTGAATTCACAAAAAATAATATCAGGTCTGGACGTGTGGTGTCAATCAATTGaaaaaataatgtgattaataatgatttattattatttcgaTTTTAATGgcggatatttaaatgtaaataaataatagatgtaagattgaatttttttattatatttatagttatggTGTCAATTGCTTAAAAACAACAttcattattaaaatcataattaaaataatgtatttttcgcactataaagtgcactatcaataaacatctattttctagttTATCATACATacagcacaccagattataagtcgcattatgcgacactagtaaggaacaggggtgtcaccatatatatatatatatttctttcttttttttttttttactgggtggcaagacctgtaaagataagctaagtaaacaaaactgtaattcttttaaaaatattttcaataagtcaaacaagtgctaaatgttaatctacacagatttctctcctggaaacggTTTATTTGTGTCAATAAAACACTTccatatatttacagtaagcttagaatttttaccaaggctgggtgcagcagcattaacattagcagctaaccgctagcactagcaacagttagcggctaatgctactcattagtgctacactgaggaaccctgagtgttagctagcagttcattccacgtagcttgttttaacatggtaaacatgcagactacagtccggaatactcacctctgaacgacggaAGCTAATGCTGTTCTATCACTggaccagcagtgctagctggggttaacagCAAGCTACTACTAATggctaatactcacctctgtctctgtgctggagaactgaaagtcctgtataacactgtacttcagtggagtggctttactgctgcttaatacctgactgttaaaattcttacattagacacaccggattataaggcgcaccaatgatggggaaaattaaaggattttaagtgtgccttatagtgcgaaaaatatgtaaaagtgcTTCTCCGTATTTTTGTAAAGGAAGTCTAATAGTAGTGACAGTAGCGACAATATGACAAAATcattatataaaaccaataacATCCGTACCAGATTAATTGCATGTGCTAACACTTCCACAGCACTAGTCTGGACATTTCAATTccattttgttcaaaataattcaagtgtaacccttccccttggaacagagttttAAGagtaaggggtgaaatcctccactcTGAGAATTGGGGGGACAATCGTTTAACCACCCAATACCTCATCAGGAgctctaaagttcagtaacctagctgctgctggttaactagttaaccttaGGGATTTAATGCATGTCTTCAGAACATGGGCAGGTGGTGCAgacattaattattattgtccaattCTTAATTTCtctggggagctgaaattagctttgattagctttaattttactttattgttttgttccgccttaaatgctgcagcctttgccatctgttgcaccatttaaggtggaacgggaaagttagcaagctagcaagctactgagacaaactactagtaatcttttttatgcttgttatgaagaattcagccataaaacattgaaatgtcACTTTTTACCagggaaaatacttacatttgtgggtttctttggtcgcttgtgctgccatcttaccagtgattctcatacccctcagtTTAAAGTGTGCATCTAGATAGTCTCCGTATGAAGgtctaacaagccctatcccttcccctaacctacccctccagcctaacaagaattgggacacccctaCCTCTTGGCGCACACACGCAAaccagaggggtaggggtaaagcgtagggccaaggggtgaaatggaattgggcctatTATTCAATAACTCAATGGAAAACGCAGGGAAATGAGGCAGAAAAACAGTTGTGTGTATTTCAGAGAGAATATAAACCTTAGACCGCCACACTCACTTTCTTACACACCCACGCCGTCTGAAATAAAACAGAGTTAAAAATGTCCATTAAAAAGTGTACATTGTATTAAAGCAGTGCTGTAGTCCTGCGTGTGTTCAGAGTTACTCAAACGTCCAACAGCGTCTCTCTCACATAAACAGGGTGGTCCAATAAGAACATGTCAAAATAATTTCCTTAAAACTCCTCAAAAAGTGTCCAGGGTCCTGGTACTGGTTCTGGCACAGAGCCAAAGTCTTTCTTCGTCTGCTGAGACAAGTGAAGCTGTAGGGGTCCCGGCCCACCGGCACAAACATAAACATCAAAATCAATTCATTTAAAGCTAAAATAATGAGATTTACTGCAATAAAACAATACTCACAGGCAAAGAAATAACAATGAATGAACCCCTCCGCACTCCGTTTTAATGCTGCTTTTAACACGCCCTCAATCAAGCTATCttaaaattaagattaaattaTGAAGTGGAAATTCACCAATGTGTAAATTGCGGATATTTGGGTGGAATTCTCCTGTAACAGGTTGCGGCATTCACTCAAATGATGATTTGCTGAAGGGAAAAGGGAAATTGTTGACTTCAGAATCAGAATCCCAAACAGTGAATTTTTTtctaatgcaaaaataaaaagcagacagtaacattaaataaaaaaaataaatatttcacaaTTACAACCATAGTGTTATCACATTCAGTACTTAAAACACTCCATTAGCCCAGCACACAAATCTTATTAGTGTATATTTACTATACTCTAGTACTactatttacttattttcttcACCGTAGACGTTCTCAACCTTTTGTTGTACTTTTTAGGATAAAATGAGTAATTAATACTCTATTTAACTATTTGAAAATGTGACCTTGTGATGTCAAACCAACACAAATAAATGTACACATACATTTTAACATTGTTTCGCATCACAAGGTCACATTTCAGAAAGTTAGGTTCATTTGTCTGGTAAATTTCCCATGGTCCCCAGAGACACAGTATAGTGTGAGTTTTCCAAATATAAAATGGGTTTATTAAAACTTCAGTAAGTTTGGTGGTTATATCATTGTTTGAACTGCACTCTGACTTAAAGCTTAAAGCATTCCAGCCACATACACAGTGTACATAATAAGAGACCCCAAAGGGATGGTGTCAGGGGCCCCAGCTTGAGAAAAATGTGCTCCTGTTAGAGCTTTAAATTGGGTTTTATGTTTATCTTGATATTTAGCTTGTGAACATTCTGGCCCAATCAAACAAAAAATTCTGCCTGAAACTGAACCGGCCCAACCTATTATCATTCAGAGAGGAAGGATAAGGGATAAGCCAGATGTTCCTGTTTAGACAAGAAATGCTTCATAGACCTGGCTTGTATTTAGCAGACTGAAAAAGACAGAGTACTGTTGGTACTTGATTGGATGAAAGACCAGCAGCCTATATTCTGTTTTGAACACTGTTTACAACATTTTTCCTGTTTaatgttaaagctgatgtccgtaggttttgggatttagggcccctctctggtgagaatgggtaattgcaccaaaaATGTGGAAgtttcattttaaactgggcaggtgtgatgcagtctcctttcagagtgcaTGAATCTGAGTtttctcttctgaagtctccattgctccaccagccggaTCCTGTTTTAGAAACTATACATCATGTAAGTATGTAAAggcgcgtgacgtggccagaagaactccagcaAAAAGcaaccgacaccccagtttttagaatgaatatattagggatagcagggatggtcatccagcacactggtaccattaaacacaatattttatcccttctacactcagaaatgcttctgctttcagtttagaaacaaaataatacagactgccaatTTAACTGtctttttcatagtttttttaaaCTGAACTGTGGTAGCTTAaattcaatgaaggcagtctgagccTAATCAAGTGGTGAAGTGCGGTTGGTGACGGTGTCAAAACCAGCTCTAAAACAGAGGGTTTTGCAGAACACTAGTGTCAATGTTCTGCAAATACAGGAAACTACAGGAAAATTGCTAGCATTGGGCTAACAGCAGGAGCTTCTCTTCTTCACAGTCGTTACTGAAGCTGGAAGAGAAGATTTGTGTGCATCTCAATTCGAGCACTGTTGGCATTATTCCACATGATACTTCATTGCACGTTTAAACGCATAGTCATACTTATGCAAAATCTtctaatattactctaccacttCTATCTACATGCTACTTTACTTTCAGTcggtccaaaaatgcatgtggcaattgtgatttgtatttaagtgtgatttgtatttacagcagGTGTGTCcaggagcccaggagcaaaaaaaGACTAGTTCTTACAATACATTACAGTTTTTTCACTGTAAAAACATGACCTGTGCTCAGAGGATGCTAGAACAGATGGCGGTACTCAATTTGAGACACATTTGAGGTTGTGTTATTTTATATTCGACTGTCAGGAGCGGGCATCACATCTCTCTCACCATGGAAAGTAATAAGTGAACAATAAGAAACAGTTCAGGGCGATTTCATTGTGATAGATCTAACCAGGCTGTGTTGCTGGCATGTGCATTAAACTTTGCTGCTTCAAGAGAGTGCACAAGTTGAACATTCCACCCCGTAGTGCAGCTTCTCTTCAGCGCAGACTGAGATATTTAAGCAATAGTTTGGTGAATTGTCAAATTTGCACAACCAAAACAAGTTAGCTTCTCTGTTCAGCACTGTAACTTTTGCATTCAATTGTATATACTTTCCACTACATGTGCGCTACATTAGCTTTGTATCTCCTGTGCAAAGCTGAGAGAACTTCTTAAAGCTAAAGAAGAAAAGTTGTGCAAATCTGACTTTTATCCAATTTATCACTTTAATCCCACACTAAACAAATTTCACAACAGTCCTCCATGTGTGGAGCTGTCTGGAGGCATCAGAATCTCCTCTGGCAGGCTGACACTGCCCCTGTGCCCCCTGCCATACCCTGGAGAGGTGGAACCAGATCCCTGAACTGCAGGCAGAGAGACCATGGGGGCGAGCAGAGGAGACGGAGGTTCAATCATCTCGCTCCTGTTAATCCCGTACACATAGGTAGCAGGAGCATCAAATTTGGTGCTGGTGTTGACCTCTGGCTGTCTGTCCTCACTGGTCTCCAGCACCACATCCTTGAGACTCGGGTAACATCCGGACTGAGCCATGACCTGGTGGAGCTCTGCCCAGGCTTCGAGCACACAGGAACTGGCCTGTGCAGCCTGGCACAGCAGCTGAGCATGCTCACGCAGCTGGGCAATGTCCTGCTCAGTAGCGGTACTCTGCCGCAGCAGCTCCTGCGCCCGCAGGGTAATGTCCAGCAGCCCTGACTGGCTTAGGATCTCCACCGTGTTGAGGAAGCGTCGGTGCTTCACTGAAGTGGGCAGGGCACCCTTCGCTGGAGGTGCATTAGAGTCAGGGGCCAATCCTGAGGTGTGTTGTTGAAGCCCCTTGCTGGATGGTGGCTGCAGTGGCTTGTTGGACTCGAAGGCTGAAGGAGGCGAAGATGTCTCCGAGCTGGACACGGAGGGGGATCCCAGGCTGAGGGTGGAGGGGCTGCAGGGAGGGCGTGGGCTCCTCCGGTGCTGGGAGGTGGACAGAAGTGCATCAGAAGGGCAGAGGGAGCGGTGCTTGGGGCGCCCATTTTGCTGCTTGTGGGTTGCTGCTTGCGTAGAAGTGGAGACCTCCTCCCGCTTCTCCTCGGTGCACACCCTCTTGCTCAGGCTGTGCTCATCtgcgttgctccccctgctggctgGAGGCTTGTCAG harbors:
- the LOC103036073 gene encoding sodium- and chloride-dependent GABA transporter 2 isoform X2 — protein: MKRSDKWTFLVPYLVFMVTCGVPLFLLETAMGQYTQEGGITCWQRLCPLADGVGYAGQLILIYSCMCYIIVLAWALFYLVFSFSSQLPWATCDNSWNTEWCTFGVRNLTLNWTGQTNSTSAATEFWERRVLDISGGIEELGELKWEVVLCLITMWIICYFCIWKGVKSTGKVVYFTATFPYVMLLVLLIRGLTLPGALQGILFYVYPDPQRLLDAQVWMEAGTQVFFSYSVAVGSLTVLGSYNTYKNDCYRDSLWLCVLNSCTSVVAGFAVFSVLGFMAHQQGAAVEDVAESGPGLAFIAYPQAVAMMPLPQLWSVCFFIMIILLGLDTEFVAMEVVITSVTDVFPGVLRRAGRREFFVLFYCLICFFSQLVMVTQGGMFVFQLFDYYACNGTCILFLAVFESLAVGWIYGAERMSDVIKDMTGWQPNFIFKLCWKYLTPLVSMVSFICSLVEYQPLTFNRWYVYPAWAYGLGWAMALSSIVLVPGRAVILLWAEKGSLKQRWIRLCTPDPDLPQIQRPRPVIHEVTTAAELTELINTTTDQHKLTPVY
- the LOC103036073 gene encoding sodium- and chloride-dependent GABA transporter 2 isoform X1, with product MEDRGHWASKTEFLLAVAGNVVGLGNVWRFPYLCYKNGGGTFLVPYLVFMVTCGVPLFLLETAMGQYTQEGGITCWQRLCPLADGVGYAGQLILIYSCMCYIIVLAWALFYLVFSFSSQLPWATCDNSWNTEWCTFGVRNLTLNWTGQTNSTSAATEFWERRVLDISGGIEELGELKWEVVLCLITMWIICYFCIWKGVKSTGKVVYFTATFPYVMLLVLLIRGLTLPGALQGILFYVYPDPQRLLDAQVWMEAGTQVFFSYSVAVGSLTVLGSYNTYKNDCYRDSLWLCVLNSCTSVVAGFAVFSVLGFMAHQQGAAVEDVAESGPGLAFIAYPQAVAMMPLPQLWSVCFFIMIILLGLDTEFVAMEVVITSVTDVFPGVLRRAGRREFFVLFYCLICFFSQLVMVTQGGMFVFQLFDYYACNGTCILFLAVFESLAVGWIYGAERMSDVIKDMTGWQPNFIFKLCWKYLTPLVSMVSFICSLVEYQPLTFNRWYVYPAWAYGLGWAMALSSIVLVPGRAVILLWAEKGSLKQRWIRLCTPDPDLPQIQRPRPVIHEVTTAAELTELINTTTDQHKLTPVY
- the si:ch211-132b12.7 gene encoding CLOCK-interacting pacemaker, which produces MPLDSGCIGERPSRPASKNAKDKSNSAALLASRARVRMQQEANGRESRCSSEKDSGYSDTGSDSLQMDAEDQRSVSEQKHHKTPGVQGVSDQGKHLLVSAPLELTPIFIIKNVVLKQPGQPGQEHVLQSPLGWGSGGANLQTPTHLLLLHQPDVGAPPSHLRKSQRQRAAESGGGKKSKSTYLPILNSYPRIAPHPSKKSSDKPPASRGSNADEHSLSKRVCTEEKREEVSTSTQAATHKQQNGRPKHRSLCPSDALLSTSQHRRSPRPPCSPSTLSLGSPSVSSSETSSPPSAFESNKPLQPPSSKGLQQHTSGLAPDSNAPPAKGALPTSVKHRRFLNTVEILSQSGLLDITLRAQELLRQSTATEQDIAQLREHAQLLCQAAQASSCVLEAWAELHQVMAQSGCYPSLKDVVLETSEDRQPEVNTSTKFDAPATYVYGINRSEMIEPPSPLLAPMVSLPAVQGSGSTSPGYGRGHRGSVSLPEEILMPPDSSTHGGLL